The proteins below come from a single Burkholderia contaminans genomic window:
- a CDS encoding arylsulfatase yields MKKSASPLHAFRFRVVCAAIAGAMSLASCGGVDSDTPSPPTNTTPPLAAKRPNILYIMADDLGYSDIHAFGGEINTPNLDALVASGRILSNHHTGTVCAITRAMLVSGTDHHLVGEGTMGVPTDERRGLPGYEGYLNDRALSFAQLLKDAGYHTYIAGKWHIGSGIVGSATGSGQTPDQWGFERSYVLLGGAATNHFAHEPAGSSNYTEDGRYVQPGQPGQPGGTGGSPAVFYSTDFYTQKLISYIDANKQDGKPFFAYAAYTSPHWPLQVPDPWLHKYAGVYDAGYDAIRNARIARQKALGLIPADFKPFDGLPETTAASPATANNGAAGAKYISAVHTAADGYSDYGPGKVDKLWSSLSPAERKAQARYMEIYAGMVENLDYNIGLLIQHLKDIGEYDNTFIMFQSDNGAEGWPIDSGADPTATDTANGQDPIYSTLGTDNGKQNAQRLQYGLRWAEVSASPFRLTKGYSAEGGVSTPTIVRLPGQTQQLPTLRAFTHVTDNTATFLAVAGVTPPSQPAPPLVNTLTGVDQNKGKVIYNNRYVYPVTGQSLLPVLTGTATGEVHTAPFGDEAYGRAYLRSADGRWKALWTEPPLGPLDGHWQLYDLAADRGETTDVSAQNPSVISTLVDQWKTYMSNVGGVEPLRPRGYY; encoded by the coding sequence ATGAAAAAGTCAGCGTCGCCGTTACATGCCTTTCGTTTCCGTGTCGTCTGCGCCGCGATTGCCGGCGCGATGTCGCTCGCATCGTGCGGCGGCGTCGACAGCGATACGCCGTCGCCGCCGACGAACACCACGCCGCCGCTGGCCGCGAAACGCCCGAACATCCTGTACATCATGGCCGACGATCTCGGCTATTCCGACATCCATGCATTCGGCGGCGAGATCAACACGCCGAACCTCGACGCGCTCGTCGCGTCGGGCCGCATCCTGTCGAACCATCACACGGGCACCGTCTGTGCGATCACGCGCGCGATGCTGGTGTCCGGCACCGACCACCATCTCGTCGGCGAAGGCACGATGGGCGTACCGACTGACGAGCGGCGCGGGCTGCCCGGCTACGAGGGCTACCTGAACGACCGTGCATTGTCGTTCGCACAACTATTGAAGGACGCCGGCTACCACACGTACATCGCGGGCAAGTGGCACATCGGCTCGGGGATCGTCGGCAGCGCGACGGGCAGCGGGCAGACGCCCGACCAGTGGGGCTTCGAGCGCAGCTACGTACTGCTCGGCGGCGCGGCGACGAACCACTTCGCGCACGAGCCGGCCGGCTCGTCGAACTACACGGAAGACGGCCGCTACGTGCAGCCTGGCCAGCCCGGGCAGCCGGGCGGCACGGGCGGCAGCCCGGCCGTGTTCTATTCGACCGATTTCTATACGCAGAAGCTGATCTCGTACATCGATGCGAACAAGCAGGACGGCAAGCCGTTCTTCGCGTACGCGGCCTACACGTCGCCGCACTGGCCGCTGCAGGTGCCCGATCCGTGGCTGCACAAGTACGCGGGCGTGTACGACGCCGGCTACGACGCGATCCGCAACGCGCGGATCGCGCGGCAGAAGGCGCTCGGCCTGATCCCCGCCGATTTCAAGCCGTTCGACGGCTTGCCTGAAACCACGGCCGCGTCGCCCGCGACCGCGAACAACGGCGCGGCCGGCGCGAAATACATCAGCGCGGTGCACACGGCCGCGGACGGCTACAGCGACTACGGCCCCGGCAAGGTCGACAAGCTGTGGTCGAGCCTGTCGCCGGCCGAGCGCAAGGCTCAGGCGCGCTACATGGAGATCTATGCGGGGATGGTCGAGAACCTCGACTACAACATCGGCCTGCTGATCCAGCACCTGAAGGACATCGGCGAATACGACAACACGTTCATCATGTTCCAGTCGGACAACGGCGCGGAAGGCTGGCCGATCGATTCAGGCGCCGACCCGACGGCGACCGATACCGCGAACGGGCAGGACCCGATCTATTCGACGCTCGGCACCGACAACGGCAAGCAGAACGCGCAGCGCCTGCAGTACGGGTTGCGCTGGGCCGAAGTGAGCGCGTCGCCGTTCCGGCTCACGAAGGGCTATTCGGCCGAAGGCGGCGTATCGACGCCGACGATCGTGCGCTTGCCGGGCCAGACGCAGCAGCTGCCGACGCTGCGCGCCTTCACGCACGTGACCGACAACACGGCGACGTTCCTCGCGGTCGCGGGCGTCACGCCGCCGTCGCAGCCGGCGCCGCCGCTCGTCAACACGCTGACGGGCGTCGACCAGAACAAGGGCAAGGTGATTTACAACAACCGCTACGTGTATCCGGTCACGGGCCAGTCGCTGCTGCCGGTGCTGACGGGCACGGCGACGGGCGAGGTGCATACCGCGCCGTTCGGCGACGAAGCGTACGGCCGCGCGTACCTGCGCAGCGCCGACGGCCGCTGGAAGGCGTTGTGGACCGAGCCGCCGCTCGGGCCGCTCGACGGCCACTGGCAGCTGTACGACCTCGCGGCGGATCGCGGCGAGACGACCGACGTGTCCGCGCAGAACCCGTCGGTGATCAGCACGCTCGTCGACCAGTGGAAGACCTACATGAGCAACGTCGGCGGTGTCGAGCCGCTGCGTCCGCGCGGCTACTACTGA
- a CDS encoding formylglycine-generating enzyme family protein — MRVRFWTIGAALAATLFAAAFAAGYANPVAPAGGAFDDANRGRALAPLGSEQQCARYSGLPAGWRDDPKAGMVHLRGGAFVFGSTRGYADERPAGDGRTRVGGFWIDQTDVTIAQFAAFVQATGYVTEAEQQDGAAVFHVPTRDEMNARDLAWWSWVKGASWRHPRGPGSHVDGLGNLPVTLVTQRDALAYARWLGRDLPTEAEWEYAGKAGRDDASLDAAPRDARGKPAANYWQGVFPVLDTAEDGHAGLAPVGCYAANGFRLYDMIGNAWEWTKDAYTGPHQSHTNGDTAAVAPPTRRHDTPMVIKGGSFLCSRDYCVRYRASSREQQEADLGASHIGFRTILRDAS; from the coding sequence ATGCGGGTCCGGTTCTGGACGATCGGCGCGGCGCTGGCCGCCACGCTGTTCGCCGCCGCGTTCGCGGCCGGCTATGCGAACCCCGTCGCACCGGCGGGCGGCGCGTTCGACGACGCGAATCGCGGCCGCGCGCTCGCGCCGCTCGGCTCGGAGCAACAGTGCGCGCGCTATTCGGGGCTGCCGGCCGGATGGCGCGACGACCCGAAGGCCGGGATGGTGCACCTGCGCGGCGGCGCGTTCGTGTTCGGCAGCACGCGCGGCTACGCGGACGAACGCCCGGCCGGCGACGGCCGCACGCGTGTCGGCGGGTTCTGGATCGACCAGACCGACGTGACGATCGCGCAGTTCGCCGCGTTCGTGCAGGCGACCGGCTACGTGACCGAGGCCGAGCAGCAGGATGGGGCGGCCGTGTTTCATGTGCCGACGCGCGACGAGATGAACGCGCGCGACCTGGCATGGTGGTCGTGGGTGAAGGGCGCCTCGTGGCGTCATCCGCGCGGGCCGGGCAGCCATGTCGACGGGCTCGGCAACCTGCCCGTCACGCTCGTCACGCAGCGCGATGCGCTCGCGTATGCGCGCTGGCTCGGCCGCGACTTGCCGACCGAAGCCGAGTGGGAATACGCGGGCAAGGCCGGCCGCGACGACGCATCGCTCGACGCGGCGCCGCGCGATGCGCGGGGCAAGCCGGCCGCGAACTACTGGCAGGGCGTGTTCCCGGTGCTCGACACGGCCGAGGACGGCCATGCGGGGCTCGCGCCGGTCGGCTGCTATGCGGCGAACGGGTTCCGGCTCTACGACATGATCGGCAATGCATGGGAATGGACCAAGGACGCGTACACGGGCCCGCACCAGTCGCATACGAACGGCGACACGGCGGCCGTCGCGCCGCCGACGCGCCGGCACGATACGCCGATGGTCATCAAGGGCGGCTCGTTCCTGTGCTCGCGAGACTACTGCGTGCGCTATCGCGCGTCGTCGCGCGAACAGCAGGAAGCCGATCTCGGCGCGTCGCACATCGGGTTTCGCACGATTCTGAGGGATGCGTCATGA
- a CDS encoding MetQ/NlpA family lipoprotein, which produces MKRVVVCVGAWLMAACAVVHSGLTVAAESTAPAAPAVRVGVTRGVHAQILDEVKRVAASRGFGIDVVEFDDASRIDAALADGRIDAASFEDAHQLAATRAQKRYALTEVAPTVTLPMALYSRKLKNLNELQPGATVAIPADPRGMARALVLLQNDTLVTLRERAGLHATLRDVTGNRLGLKLVALRRDRLHAALDTAAFVAIDSDDAARVGLQPARDSISIEDARSPYANVLTVRDADRTKPWVAQLVAAYHSDDVARFILTRYQDSVRRPW; this is translated from the coding sequence ATGAAGCGCGTCGTGGTTTGCGTGGGCGCGTGGCTGATGGCGGCGTGCGCGGTCGTTCATTCGGGTTTGACCGTGGCCGCCGAATCGACCGCACCGGCCGCACCGGCGGTGCGTGTCGGCGTGACGCGCGGCGTGCATGCGCAGATCCTGGACGAAGTGAAGCGGGTCGCCGCATCGCGAGGATTCGGCATCGACGTCGTCGAATTCGACGATGCATCGCGCATCGACGCGGCGCTGGCCGACGGCCGCATCGACGCTGCCAGCTTCGAGGATGCACATCAGCTTGCCGCGACGCGCGCGCAGAAACGCTACGCGCTGACCGAAGTCGCGCCGACCGTCACGCTGCCGATGGCGCTCTACTCGCGCAAACTGAAGAACCTGAACGAACTGCAGCCCGGTGCGACGGTCGCGATTCCCGCCGATCCGCGCGGGATGGCACGCGCGCTCGTGCTGCTGCAGAACGACACGCTGGTGACGCTGCGCGAGCGGGCCGGCCTGCATGCAACGCTGCGCGACGTGACCGGCAACCGGCTCGGGCTGAAGCTCGTCGCGCTGCGGCGCGATCGTCTTCATGCCGCGCTCGACACGGCCGCGTTCGTCGCGATCGACAGCGACGATGCCGCGCGCGTCGGGCTGCAACCCGCACGCGACAGCATCAGCATCGAGGATGCGCGCTCGCCGTATGCGAACGTGCTGACGGTGCGCGATGCCGATCGCACGAAGCCGTGGGTCGCGCAACTCGTCGCCGCGTATCACTCGGACGATGTCGCGCGCTTCATCCTCACGCGCTACCAGGATTCGGTGCGGCGGCCGTGGTAG